In Torulaspora delbrueckii CBS 1146 chromosome 1, complete genome, one genomic interval encodes:
- the MTR10 gene encoding mRNA transport regulator MTR10 (similar to Saccharomyces cerevisiae MTR10 (YOR160W); ancestral locus Anc_5.503) — protein MSFQVADVQKALQCVSSNATQEKKNEALHFLEDFQKSAAAWTICHDVLTTVDPSFLELHVFAAQTLRNKVTYDLSQLEGNLMEFKTSLLNLLILHNQKLVITQLSVALARLAIQFIQWRDPIVEIIHCLNPYPSKLLGFLRILPEETLDIGSTPLSENEFNSRTHELINTIAEDVLNFLISCVDILKSQQQSESDITLEKIMHCLTSWSFEFPVDQLLSVRPLISLVFESLLQGPDESSETFDAAVECLSVILRESRDAPNEQLVLALYEQLMQLQIKLLPNLLVAQEDDLDYEIMEGLTRLFVEAGEAWSVFISKSPDVYKPIVTALLMFTCKNSDLDIAAYTFPFWFSLKQNLVLPRYQQSKEQYVPIFENLISGIIRHLQYPTDQFDSSESEDKFKDFRYHMGSVLKDCAAVIGTSRALNQPLTRIKEAVNKGGSWQELEAPLFSLRTMAQEISLSENNQLPQIFQILCSLPEHPKIRYASTLVLGRYTEWTAKHPEMLKMQLDYIFNGFNEGQKNPDIITASSHALMFLCTDCSSLLSDYIDQLYDFYFNVGSILDIESQFELCQGLSAVIDKQSPDKISAVLQKLLDDCFSKINDIVPKWKADPTAFSALIADKIDLVYATFEELKPKNEYPQQGPEPLLPQIEFIWNSLSTLLIDCGALSDNVIVERATKLLRRLFEKFHLFCEPILVPVAEFLAQGYAATGLGSYLWCSGSIIIVYGDDEALPVPTQLKDAVWHFAVTQSNTFIQNFNKIQTERINDHYESIMDFFSMISDLIMFYPKEFLLSSELLGSTADVALKSVTRVENYDAYVLILRCLDDLLSWGFRTPPISTVAISEVPEEWRQQILKEIVVARGSTIITSLFIGLVTNFELTTHSDAVSCIVKCFRLACELNNNDPMICAQWVFQTVEQLGSVTTKEKDNLSETVVNGLNQKDYRKVREGIRTFIAWYLRKNVNPRCY, from the coding sequence ATGTCTTTTCAAGTAGCAGACGTTCAGAAGGCACTACAATGCGTCTCTTCGAATGCTACTcaggagaagaagaatgaggCCCTGCATTTCCTTGAGGACTTTCAGAAATCGGCTGCGGCGTGGACCATATGCCATGATGTACTTACCACTGTTGATCCCTCTTTTTTGGAACTTCATGTATTTGCAGctcaaactttgagaaataaAGTCACTTACGATTTATCCCAGTTAGAAGGCAATCTGATGGAGTTCAAGACGTCTTTACTAAATCTATTAATTTTGCATAACCAGAAATTGGTCATTACACAACTGAGTGTTGCGCTAGCACGTCTGGCAATTCAGTTTATTCAGTGGAGGGATCCTATTGTGGAAATCATTCATTGCCTGAATCCCTATCCCTCTAAACTATTGGGTTTTCTGAGAATTTTACCAGAGGAGACACTTGACATCGGATCAACACCTTTGAGTGAGAACGAATTCAATTCAAGGACTCACGAACTTATAAATACAATTGCAGAGGATGTgttgaactttttgatcTCATGTGTGGACATCCTGAAGTCCCAGCAACAAAGTGAGTCCGATATCACTTTAGAAAAAATCATGCATTGTCTAACGTCATGGTCGTTTGAATTTCCTGTTGACCAACTCCTATCTGTGAGGCCACTGATATCACTTGTATTCGAATCCTTACTCCAAGGGCCAGACGAGTCTTCCGAGACCTTCGATGCCGCTGTTGAATGTCTTTCCGTGATATTGAGAGAAAGCAGAGATGCCCCTAACGAACAACTAGTTTTGGCTCTTTACGAACAGCTTATGCAACTACAGATCAAACTACTTCCTAACCTTCTAGTGGCCCAAGAGGATGACCTTGACTATGAAATTATGGAGGGGCTTACACGTTTGTTCGTGGAAGCTGGTGAAGCGTGGAGTGTTTTCATTTCTAAATCACCAGATGTTTATAAGCCAATTGTCACTGCCCTGCTGATGTTTACTTGCAAAAACTCCGATCTAGACATCGCTGCCTACACATTCCCTTTCTGGTTTAGTCTTAAGCAAAACCTGGTTTTACCAAGATATCAACAATCAAAAGAACAGTATGTGCCGATCTttgagaatttgatcagCGGCATAATCAGACATTTACAATATCCTACTGATCAATTCGACTCGAGTGAAAGCGAAGACAAATTCAAGGATTTTAGATACCACATGGGTAGTGTTCTTAAAGACTGCGCAGCGGTTATTGGAACCTCCCGTGCATTAAATCAGCCTTTGacaagaatcaaagaagctgtCAACAAAGGTGGGTCTTGgcaagaattggaagctcctcttttctctttgagaaCAATGGCTCAAGAGATTTCACTCTCCGAGAACAATCAACTACCTCAAATCTTTCAGATTTTGTGCAGTCTACCGGAACATCCAAAGATAAGATATGCTTCTACCTTGGTTCTTGGAAGATACACCGAATGGACGGCCAAACATCCCGAGATGCTAAAGATGCAGTTAGATTACATATTCAATGGTTTCAATGAGGGTCAAAAAAATCCCGACATTATAACAGCATCTTCTCATGCTCTGATGTTTCTCTGCACAGATTGTTCAAGTTTACTCAGTGACTACATCGATCAGCTCTATGATTTTTATTTCAATGTGGGAAGTATCCTAGATATTGAATCTCAATTTGAACTGTGCCAAGGTTTGAGCGCTGTGATAGACAAGCAATCCCCCGATAAAATATCTGCAGTGCTGCAGAAACTGCTGGATGACTGTTTTTCGAAAATCAATGACATAGTTCCAAAATGGAAGGCTGATCCTACGGCGTTTAGTGCTCTTATCGCTGATAAGATCGATCTCGTCTATGCGACCTTTGAGGAATTGAAGCCAAAAAATGAATATCCTCAACAGGGACCAGAACCTTTACTTCCACAAATCGAATTTATTTGGAACTCGTTGAGCACTTTATTGATCGATTGTGGAGCCTTATCCGACAATGTCATAGTCGAACGTGCTACAAAGCTTTTAAGAAGGCTCTTCGAGAAATTCCACTTGTTCTGTGAGCCTATTCTAGTACCGGTGGCAGAGTTTCTCGCTCAAGGTTACGCCGCAACAGGCTTGGGCTCGTACCTATGGTGCTCGGGTTCAATTATTATTGTCTACGGTGACGACGAAGCGCTGCCTGTTCCAACTCAACTGAAAGATGCGGTGTGGCATTTTGCTGTGACCCAAAGTAACACTTTCAttcaaaacttcaacaaaattCAAACCGAACGGATAAATGACCATTATGAGTCCATCATggatttcttctccatgatCTCAGACCTTATTATGTTTTACCCCAAGGAATTCCTATTATCAAGTGAATTGTTAGGCAGTACTGCCGATGTCGCTCTAAAAAGTGTGACAAGAGTGGAAAACTATGACGCTTATGTTCTGATATTACGTTGCTTGGATGACCTATTATCATGGGGTTTCAGGACACCACCTATCTCTACTGTTGCGATCAGTGAGGTCCCAGAAGAATGGAGACAGCAGatattgaaagagattgttgTCGCGAGGGGCTCTACAATAATAACTTCTCTATTTATTGGACTCGTCACCAATTTTGAGCTCACAACCCATTCGGATGCTGTTAGCTGTATAGTCAAGTGCTTTAGATTGGCGTGCGAACTGAACAACAACGATCCTATGATTTGTGCACAATGGGTATTTCAGACTGTCGAACAATTAGGATCAGTTACGACAAAGGAGAAAGATAATTTAAGTGAAACAGTTGTTAACGGCTTAAATCAAAAGGATTATCGTAAAGTGAGAGAGGGAATAAGGACATTTATTGCATGGTATCTGAGGAAGAATGTGAATCCCAGATGCTACTGA
- the ISN1 gene encoding IMP 5'-nucleotidase (similar to Saccharomyces cerevisiae ISN1 (YOR155C); ancestral locus Anc_5.501), which translates to MSSRYRVEYHLKSHRKDGFVDWIKGLLATPFVLHAVSHDVDDLTTTQRVRSQYAEIFKDIQNLVANKIDFDSRNGQLEENDDTEVRYDLMGKSRLNQLVPTIGSFFTELPLEKAFLWEDSQRGISERRMVAPSFNDVRRILNTAQIFYFVDKRRKYHHNQLKLVTFDGDVTLYEDGGSLNSSSPVIFYIVRLLAANIRVGIVTAAGYDEPVQYEHRLKGLIVAVHDASDLTMEQKHNLTVMGGESNYLFRYHENDEGEFGFQTVEQGEWLLPHMTEWKLSDMDQTLDFAEKTLKSLRDRLHLPGETVIVRKKRAVGIVPGEKFDVATQSQVQVKLEREQLEEVVLTLQTTLETFPPARRIKFSCFDGGSDVWCDIGGKDLGLRVLQNYYSPHDPIKPCETLHVGDQFAPVGSANDFKARLAGCTLWIASPAETVTNLRRLLAD; encoded by the coding sequence ATGTCATCGAGATATAGGGTGGAATATCATTTAAAGAGTCACCGCAAGGACGGGTTTGTAGACTGGATTAAAGGTTTGCTGGCCACACCTTTTGTGCTGCATGCTGTGTCGCACGATGTGGATGATTTGACCACCACACAGCGAGTTAGGTCGCAATACGCAGAGATTTTTAAGGATATTCAGAATCTAGTGGCTAACAAGATTGATTTCGACTCAAGAAATGGTCAATTGGAGGAGAATGATGATACTGAAGTGAGGTATGACCTTATGGGCAAGTCCCGGTTGAATCAGCTAGTTCCAACGATTGGTAGTTTTTTCACTGAATTGCCCCTTGAAAAGGCATTCTTGTGGGAGGATTCTCAGAGGGGGATCTCGGAGCGTAGGATGGTTGCACCAAGTTTTAACGATGTGAGAAGGATCCTTAATACCGCGCAGATCTTTTATTTCGTCGataagagaagaaagtatCACCACAAccaattgaaattggtgaCTTTTGATGGTGACGTTACGCTTTACGAAGACGGAGGATCTCTTAATTCGTCTAGTCCAGTGATCTTCTACATTGTGAGGCTTCTGGCGGCAAACATTCGTGTCGGGATCGTTACAGCGGCCGGATATGATGAACCTGTACAGTATGAACATAGATTAAAGGGACTTATTGTGGCAGTTCATGATGCATCTGACCTGACAATGGAACAGAAACACAATTTAACCGTAATGGGTGGTGAATCAAATTATTTGTTCCGGTATcatgaaaatgatgaaggCGAATTTGGATTTCAAACTGTAGAACAGGGAGAATGGTTATTGCCCCATATGACTGAGTGGAAATTGTCTGACATGGATCAAACACTAGATTTCGCAGAAAAGACGTTAAAAAGTTTAAGAGATAGGTTACATTTGCCTGGGGAGACTGTAATtgtgagaaagaagagagctgTTGGGATAGTGCcaggtgaaaaatttgacgtTGCGACTCAAAGTCAGGTCCAAGTCAAGCTCGAAAGGGAGCAGTTGGAAGAAGTGGTTCTCACTTTACAGACAACTTTGGAGACTTTCCCACCTGCTAGACGTATAAAATTTAGCTGTTTTGATGGTGGAAGTGACGTTTGGTGCGACATAGGTGGTAAGGATTTGGGTTTACGTGTACTTCAGAACTACTATAGTCCTCATGATCCAATAAAACCATGTGAGACACTCCATGTGGGTGATCAATTTGCGCCTGTTGGATCAGCGAATGATTTCAAGGCCCGTTTGGCTGGTTGTACTTTATGGATCGCTTCGCCAGCTGAAACTGTAACGAATCTACGTAGACTATTGGCCGATTAG
- the PNS1 gene encoding Pns1p (similar to Saccharomyces cerevisiae PNS1 (YOR161C); ancestral locus Anc_5.502): MSEKYKPPSRPPPSYGNGPNGQGPFQDNSAEYYNQQPQQQEGAQQPADQGQGNQYNFRQDQYYNLNAQSEGAPIGSFEEAFPTDDKPKWNDWPFTIFFLLCVAAFIVVASITLRGWAQTYSQTGSGIYNGTDTGTLNTNSAVLLVFAVVLALVFSFLGILLCRLYPKFFIYCGMIVNIVAGLGTAIMYLALRYWSAGIVFLVFTLLTAFFYWQMRSRIPFSVAVLKTVIDAMKKCPQTLLVSFIGTIVAGAFGVLFSAVIVATYIKFDPKENNAGCDVNGGGCSNSKKIGLLVLVFFCGYYISEVIKNVIHCTVSGIYGCWYYMSKSDQGMPRWPALGSWRRAMTYSFGSICFGSLIVALIETLKQIINLARQSLIGNGNGAAAQIGFMILGWIVNFLQWLASYFNHYAYAFIALYGRPYLKSAKQTWYMLREKGMDALINDNLINVALGLYTLFASYMSALLAFLYLRFTQPAYNSSGSFNAPLIAFSFLIAMQISNIANETIRSGTSTFFVALGNDPEVFHASYPERFDEIFRAYPDVLKKLSHQDV; encoded by the coding sequence ATGAGTGAGAAATACAAACCACCTAGTCGACCACCTCCAAGTTACGGCAATGGTCCAAATGGTCAGGGTCCTTTCCAGGACAATTCTGCAGAATATTATAATCAGCAGCCTCAGCAACAAGAGGGTGCTCAACAGCCTGCTGATCAAGGACAAGGTAATCAGTACAATTTTAGACAAGACCAGTACTATAACTTGAACGCTCAAAGTGAAGGAGCTCCAATCGGAAGTTTTGAGGAGGCTTTCCCAACCGATGATAAGCCCAAATGGAATGACTGGCCGTTTACGATCTTTTTCTTGCTCTGCGTGGCGGCATTTATCGTTGTGGCTAGTATTACTTTGAGAGGCTGGGCTCAAACTTACTCGCAGACTGGGTCTGGTATTTACAATGGCACCGATACGGGTACTTTGAACACTAATTCTGCGGTTCTATTGGTTTTCGCTGTTGTGCTGGCTCTGGTATTTTCATTTTTGGGAATTCTGCTGTGTCGTTTGTACCCaaagttcttcatctacTGTGGTATGATTGTGAACATCGTGGCAGGTTTAGGTACCGCTATCATGTACCTGGCCCTAAGATACTGGTCTGCCGGTATTGTTTTTCTGGTGTTCACACTTCTGACCGCGTTCTTTTACTGGCAGATGAGGTCCAGAATTCCTTTCAGTGTTGCAGTGTTGAAAACCGTCATCGATGCAATGAAGAAGTGCCCACAAACTTTGTTGGTCTCTTTCATTGGTACTATCGTTGCAGGAGCATTCGGTGTACTCTTTTCGGCTGTGATCGTCGCCACTTACATCAAGTTCGACCCAAAGGAGAACAACGCAGGGTGCGACGTTAATGGAGGAGGTTGTTCTAACTCCAAAAAGATTGGTCTGTTAGTATTGGTTTTCTTCTGTGGTTATTACATCAGTGAAGTGATCAAGAATGTCATCCATTGCACAGTTTCTGGTATTTACGGATGTTGGTACTATATGTCCAAGTCTGATCAGGGTATGCCAAGATGGCCTGCTTTGGGCTCATGGAGAAGGGCCATGACTTATTCTTTCGGATCCATTTGCTTTGGTTCATTGATCGTTGCCCTCATTGAGACTTTAAAGCAAATTATCAATCTTGCCAGGCAGAGCTTGATTGGTAACGGTAATGGAGCAGCAGCTCAAATTGGATTTATGATCCTTGGATGGATCGTCAATTTCCTGCAGTGGTTGGCCTCTTATTTCAATCACTACGCTTATGCGTTCATTGCTTTATATGGGAGACCTTACTTGAAGTCTGCGAAGCAGACTTGGTATATGCTAAGAGAAAAGGGTATGGACGCTTTGATCAACGataatttgatcaatgtcgCGCTAGGTCTGTACACATTGTTCGCAAGTTACATGTCAGCCTTACTTGCCTTTTTGTATTTGAGATTTACGCAACCCGCTTACAACTCGTCCGGTAGTTTCAATGCACCTCTAATTGCTTTCTCATTTCTCATCGCCATGCAAATCAGTAATATTGCAAACGAAACCATAAGATCCGGTACTTCTACTTTCTTCGTCGCACTGGGCAATGATCCCGAAGTTTTCCATGCCTCATACCCTGAGAGGTTCGACGAGATCTTCAGAGCTTATCCCGatgttttgaagaagttgagtCACCAAGACGTCTAA
- the SME1 gene encoding mRNA splicing protein SME1 (similar to Saccharomyces cerevisiae SME1 (YOR159C); ancestral locus Anc_5.504) codes for MSSKSKAMVPPINCIFDYLQQQTLVTFWLFEQVGIRIRGKISGFDEFMNVVIDDALEIPVDPKTGVEDIEKGRKLGKILLKGDNITLITSVDD; via the coding sequence ATGTCCTCTAAATCTAAAGCTATGGTTCCACCAATAAATTGCATATTTGATTACCTCCAACAGCAGACATTAGTGACGTTTTGGctatttgaacaagttggGATAAGGATAAGAGGCAAGATAAGCGGCTTCGATGAATTCATGAACGTGGTTATCGATGATGCTTTGGAGATACCAGTGGATCCCAAGACCGGTGTCGAAGATATCGAAAAGGGCAGGAAACTAGGAAAGATACTCTTGAAAGGCGATAATATTACTTTGATTACTTCCGTAGACGATTGA
- the PET123 gene encoding mitochondrial 37S ribosomal protein PET123 (similar to Saccharomyces cerevisiae PET123 (YOR158W); ancestral locus Anc_5.505) → MGKGIARHGFKSGVLPITRSILKNPTTKQENIIAKVNAPKPKGPQGIGFAEGVAHPKNSHREPAPVKFLDVEELIQQTAAAPSSIRTATTSQQETKLRKAELRRQYLSETFRKEENRLLSLEKLMKQKEEALEEEKRAELASLNESKSSDLTIPTLERIVEGPLMRQRAPDEEKLHQMKRTYNRELMELKAKERKLEDLLSLYHVSNEFIVTEKQLLRKIDEAFANEGSDVLRTRLSMGASRIRSRNESSIGDALFGTVAGGEHVGLPLVKEHLSGEMKKFAEEVELKTSEVIERKKSDIDTIMQN, encoded by the coding sequence ATGGGTAAAGGTATTGCTAGACATGGGTTCAAGAGCGGTGTTTTACCGATTACTagatcaattttgaagaacccAACTACAAAGCAGGAGAATATTATCGCTAAGGTCAATGCACCAAAGCCAAAAGGACCTCAAGGTATAGGGTTCGCTGAAGGTGTAGCACACCCTAAGAACTCTCACAGGGAACCTGCCCcagtgaaatttttggatgTTGAAGAGTTAATTCAACAGACAGCTGCCGCACCATCAAGCATCAGAACTGCTACAACATCACAACAGGAGACCAAGTTGCGAAAAGCAGAGCTGAGAAGACAGTATCTATCAGAAACTTTCCGTAAGGAAGAAAACAGACTCCTGTCATTGgaaaagttgatgaagcagaaggaagaagctttggaagaagagaagcGTGCCGAGCTAGCATCTTTAAACGAATCCAAATCCTCAGATTTGACCATTCCTACTTTAGAGCGTATAGTTGAGGGCCCTTTAATGAGGCAAAGAGCACCAGAcgaagaaaaattgcatCAAATGAAAAGAACTTACAACAGAGAATTAATGGAATTGAAGGCCAAGGAAAGAAAACTAGAAGATTTACTGAGTCTCTACCATGTTTCGAACGAATTTATCGTTACTGAGAAACAACTTctaagaaagattgatgaagcttTCGCCAACGAGGGCTCTGATGTACTAAGAACCAGACTAAGTATGGGAGCATCCAGAATAAGGTCTAGAAACGAAAGTAGCATTGGCGATGCGTTATTCGGTACTGTTGCTGGGGGAGAACACGTTGGTTTGCCATTAGTGAAAGAGCATCTAAGCGGtgaaatgaagaagttcgcggaagaagttgaattGAAGACCAGTGAAGTGATAGAGCGGAAGAAGAGCGACATCGACACTATTATGCAAAATTAA